The Methylomicrobium lacus LW14 genome window below encodes:
- the prlC gene encoding oligopeptidase A: protein MSNPLLANTELPLFSQIQPEHVEPAIDQLLAEARTTVENSLQATNAYTWENLIEPIENAEDRLSKAWSPVSHMNSVVNSDALREAYNACLPKLSAYATEMGQNEALFKAYKAIEGSAEYASLDIAQQKIIQNALRDFHLSGIDLDAEKKQRYKEISQELSKLASTYEENVLDATNGWSKLLTNELDLTGLPASALAQARQTAEQNGQEGWMITLQFPSYHAVMTYADNRELRREHYEAYATRASEQGPQAGRWDNSENMEKILALRHEKARLLGFANFAELSLATKMADKPDDVVGFLEDLADKSWRQARRDLAELREFAAAHYGIGDLQTWDIGYFSEKMRQHFYQLSQEEVKAYFPITKVLPGLFAVVENLYGLQIAETDAVDTWHPDVRFFEIIDNNGDLRGKFYIDLYARPKKRGGAWMDDCVGRKNIDGAVQIPVAYLTCNFTPPTGDEPALLTHDEVTTLFHEFGHGLQHMLTRIDHLGVSGINGVEWDAVELPSQFMENWCWEKDALALMSGHYQSGEPLPDDLLDKMLAAKNFQAGMLMVRQLEFSLFDFRIHRDYDPNKGGRIYETLNQVREQVAVIQPPAFNRFAHGFSHIFAGGYAAGYYSYKWAEVLSSDAFSLFEEKGIFDPETGHAFLTQILEKGGSEDAMDLFVKFRGRKPTIDALLRHNGIAA, encoded by the coding sequence ATGAGCAACCCATTATTGGCCAATACCGAACTGCCGCTATTCTCCCAAATTCAACCCGAGCATGTCGAACCCGCGATCGACCAGTTATTGGCCGAGGCGCGAACGACCGTCGAAAACAGCCTGCAAGCGACGAACGCTTACACCTGGGAAAACCTGATCGAACCGATCGAAAACGCCGAAGACCGGCTCAGTAAAGCCTGGTCTCCGGTCAGCCACATGAATTCGGTGGTCAACAGCGACGCGCTCCGCGAGGCCTATAATGCCTGCCTGCCGAAACTGAGCGCCTATGCGACCGAGATGGGGCAGAACGAGGCCTTGTTCAAAGCCTACAAGGCGATCGAAGGCAGTGCCGAATACGCCAGCCTCGACATCGCCCAACAAAAGATCATCCAAAACGCCCTGCGCGATTTCCATTTGTCCGGCATTGATCTCGACGCCGAGAAAAAGCAGCGCTACAAGGAAATCAGCCAGGAATTGTCGAAGCTTGCGAGCACCTACGAAGAAAACGTGCTCGATGCGACCAACGGCTGGTCGAAACTGCTCACCAATGAACTCGACCTGACCGGCCTGCCCGCTTCGGCCCTGGCGCAGGCCCGGCAGACCGCCGAACAAAACGGTCAGGAAGGCTGGATGATCACGCTGCAATTTCCGTCCTATCACGCGGTGATGACCTATGCGGACAACCGCGAACTGCGCCGCGAACATTACGAAGCCTACGCGACCCGCGCGTCCGAGCAAGGCCCGCAGGCCGGCCGCTGGGACAACAGCGAAAACATGGAAAAGATTCTCGCGCTGCGCCATGAAAAGGCGCGCCTTTTAGGTTTCGCCAATTTTGCCGAACTGTCGCTGGCGACCAAGATGGCCGACAAACCCGATGACGTGGTCGGTTTTCTCGAAGATCTGGCCGACAAATCCTGGCGGCAGGCGCGCCGCGATCTGGCCGAACTGCGCGAATTCGCAGCGGCCCATTACGGCATCGGCGACCTGCAAACCTGGGACATCGGTTATTTTTCCGAAAAAATGCGCCAGCATTTTTATCAATTGTCGCAGGAAGAGGTCAAGGCGTACTTCCCGATCACCAAGGTCCTGCCCGGCCTGTTCGCGGTCGTCGAAAATTTGTACGGCCTGCAGATTGCCGAGACGGATGCTGTCGACACCTGGCATCCCGACGTGCGCTTTTTCGAAATCATCGACAATAACGGCGACCTGCGCGGCAAATTCTACATCGACCTGTACGCGCGCCCGAAAAAACGCGGCGGCGCCTGGATGGACGACTGCGTAGGCCGCAAGAATATCGACGGCGCCGTACAAATCCCGGTCGCCTATCTGACCTGCAATTTCACCCCGCCGACGGGCGATGAACCGGCGCTGTTGACGCACGACGAAGTCACGACGCTGTTTCACGAGTTCGGCCACGGCCTGCAGCACATGCTGACCCGGATCGATCATCTCGGCGTGTCCGGCATCAACGGCGTCGAATGGGACGCGGTCGAACTGCCGAGCCAGTTCATGGAAAACTGGTGCTGGGAGAAAGACGCACTGGCCTTGATGTCCGGCCATTATCAAAGCGGCGAGCCGTTGCCCGACGACTTATTGGACAAGATGCTGGCGGCAAAAAATTTCCAAGCCGGCATGCTGATGGTGCGCCAGCTCGAATTCAGCCTGTTTGATTTCCGCATCCATCGCGACTACGATCCGAACAAGGGCGGACGCATCTACGAAACCTTGAACCAGGTCAGGGAGCAGGTCGCCGTCATCCAGCCACCGGCCTTCAACCGCTTCGCGCACGGCTTCTCGCACATCTTCGCAGGCGGCTATGCGGCCGGCTACTACAGCTACAAATGGGCCGAAGTGCTGTCCAGCGATGCGTTTTCGTTGTTCGAGGAAAAAGGCATCTTCGACCCGGAAACCGGCCATGCGTTTTTGACCCAGATTCTCGAAAAAGGCGGCAGCGAGGACGCGATGGACCTGTTCGTCAAATTCCGCGGACGCAAGCCGACGATCGACGCGCTGCTCAGACATAACGGCATCGCGGCATGA
- a CDS encoding pentapeptide repeat-containing protein — protein MNIRSMVSGLLAISFCGAVFAADLDRAEVEKRLAAASKERPADLRRKNLTDLDLSGLDFRQADLWGADLRRANFSRSNLSGLNLDLSVMTKINLSGADLSNTSIFGVSIMGADLSHANLAGSRIIANLDKSDLSHANLAHAKWGADMKNQPMGLMRVSLNHVNLSGADLSHADLSRGLMRHANLQGSRLLNAVLSNVDLSGADLTNADLSGADLSGSHLEDADLTGANLAGARLTGIGNKSTIKGLDAAKNLQSAIFD, from the coding sequence ATGAATATCCGATCCATGGTGTCCGGCCTGCTGGCGATAAGCTTTTGCGGAGCGGTTTTCGCCGCCGACCTTGACCGCGCCGAAGTCGAAAAACGCCTCGCTGCGGCCAGCAAAGAACGTCCGGCCGATTTGCGCCGCAAGAATTTGACCGACCTGGACCTTTCCGGTCTGGATTTTCGGCAGGCGGACCTGTGGGGAGCCGATCTGCGCCGGGCGAATTTCAGCCGCAGCAACCTGTCAGGCCTGAATCTGGACTTGTCCGTGATGACCAAGATCAACCTGTCCGGGGCCGACCTGTCCAACACCAGCATTTTCGGCGTCTCGATCATGGGCGCCGATCTGAGCCATGCCAATCTGGCCGGCAGCCGCATCATCGCGAATCTGGACAAATCCGATCTGAGCCATGCCAATCTGGCGCATGCGAAATGGGGCGCGGACATGAAGAACCAGCCGATGGGACTGATGCGGGTCAGCCTGAATCATGTCAACCTTTCAGGCGCCGACCTCAGCCATGCCGATCTGAGCCGCGGCTTGATGCGGCATGCTAACCTCCAGGGCAGCCGGTTGCTTAACGCGGTGCTGTCCAACGTCGATTTATCCGGCGCGGATTTGACCAACGCCGATTTAAGCGGCGCCGACCTGTCCGGCAGCCACCTCGAAGACGCCGACTTGACCGGCGCCAATCTGGCGGGAGCCCGCCTGACCGGCATCGGCAACAAATCCACGATCAAGGGGCTGGACGCGGCGAAAAACCTGCAATCGGCGATTTTTGATTAA